The following are encoded together in the Roseivirga misakiensis genome:
- a CDS encoding VOC family protein — MNAPFHLAFPIKDIETTRTFYGDLLGCEIGRSTEKWIDFNFFGNQLSAHVKPEELAQASTNAVDGKNVPVRHFGAVLEWEDWHTLADKLKGVKTEFIIEPYIRFEGEVGEQATMFFLDPSGNALEFKSFKDPSQIFAK; from the coding sequence ATGAATGCCCCTTTTCATTTAGCCTTTCCTATTAAAGATATTGAAACTACCCGTACTTTTTACGGTGACTTACTGGGATGTGAGATCGGCCGCTCAACAGAGAAATGGATAGATTTTAACTTTTTTGGGAATCAACTCAGTGCTCATGTTAAACCAGAAGAGTTAGCACAAGCGAGTACTAATGCTGTAGATGGTAAGAACGTACCTGTTCGTCATTTTGGAGCAGTTTTAGAATGGGAGGATTGGCATACATTGGCCGACAAGCTGAAAGGTGTAAAGACCGAGTTTATCATCGAACCTTATATTCGATTTGAGGGAGAGGTCGGGGAACAGGCCACGATGTTTTTTCTAGACCCAAGTGGTAATGCCCTTGAATTCAAGTCATTTAAAGACCCATCTCAAATCTTCGCTAAATGA
- a CDS encoding 50S ribosomal protein L11 methyltransferase, with translation MSKSGADIGFLLKKATAFARQHKKMEAEALFLEVLEVDPDNFQAKKGLEALVSLSIPQWHFDMLADENRNFAFQRAIEKFVSNDSNVLDLGTGSSLLALMAARAGAKSVLGCEVNPDIAQVAQKVVVMNGYHDRVNIVGKHSNQIEMGVDFEEKFDVILAEVLDTGGLGEGVLPSLRHATEHLAKPNAIILPSGISLNAVLVEAKRLQKVNPIHEISGFDLSAFQDFSMSDTYKPINLKDEPHEKLSDVFPLRTYDFRNLPAEIPFDNPEVESYKVKCTASGQLQAVAFWFDMHMGDEASYSSGPDGELVHWQQAVYFFEKPIDIKKGQQVDLQALFSDELIRFRLT, from the coding sequence ATGAGTAAATCAGGGGCCGATATTGGTTTCTTATTGAAAAAGGCCACCGCTTTCGCTAGGCAGCATAAGAAAATGGAAGCTGAGGCTTTATTCCTTGAAGTTTTAGAGGTCGACCCCGATAATTTTCAGGCAAAAAAGGGACTTGAGGCTCTCGTTTCTCTAAGTATACCTCAATGGCACTTCGATATGTTGGCAGATGAGAACAGGAACTTTGCTTTTCAAAGAGCCATTGAAAAATTTGTGAGTAATGACTCAAATGTGCTCGATTTAGGTACTGGATCGAGTCTTTTGGCGCTAATGGCGGCACGTGCAGGCGCAAAGTCGGTGTTGGGTTGTGAGGTAAATCCAGATATTGCCCAAGTGGCTCAAAAAGTAGTGGTTATGAACGGTTACCACGACCGGGTTAACATTGTAGGAAAGCACTCAAATCAAATTGAAATGGGGGTTGACTTTGAAGAAAAGTTCGATGTTATTCTCGCTGAGGTTTTAGACACAGGTGGTTTGGGAGAAGGGGTTTTACCTTCCTTGAGGCATGCGACTGAGCATTTGGCAAAGCCAAATGCAATTATTCTTCCTTCAGGGATTTCTTTAAACGCTGTATTAGTTGAAGCCAAGAGGCTACAAAAAGTAAATCCAATTCATGAAATTTCAGGATTTGACCTTTCTGCTTTCCAGGATTTTAGCATGAGTGATACTTATAAGCCGATCAACCTCAAAGATGAGCCTCATGAAAAACTTAGTGATGTTTTTCCACTAAGAACCTACGATTTTCGCAATCTACCCGCCGAAATTCCTTTTGATAACCCTGAAGTAGAAAGTTATAAGGTAAAATGTACCGCCTCTGGCCAGTTACAAGCCGTGGCTTTTTGGTTCGACATGCACATGGGTGATGAGGCCTCATACTCTTCTGGGCCCGATGGAGAGTTAGTTCATTGGCAGCAAGCGGTTTACTTTTTTGAAAAGCCAATCGATATTAAAAAAGGCCAGCAAGTTGATTTGCAGGCCCTTTTCAGTGATGAATTGATACGATTTAGGTTGACTTAA
- a CDS encoding DJ-1/PfpI family protein, which produces MKQSMRSLETFLGRSLSIKVLLLTLAILFSACSQEKVTNEVVRATKSFHEVKNKPSDTLNVAFLAIDGVYNSELIAPYDIFQHTIFHTNPGMKTFIVSPTMNPITTFEGITVTPHYNFENVPDIDVLIVPSAEHNMDTDLEDEHLISFVKEKGGKAQFVMSLCDGAFILAQAGLLEGLKCTTFPSDIGKFRETFPALDVYEDISFVHDGKAITSAGGAKSYDPALYLVEYLYGQKAAIGVGKGLVIDWDVDQVKHIKP; this is translated from the coding sequence ATGAAACAATCTATGAGAAGTTTGGAGACATTTCTAGGACGAAGTCTATCAATAAAAGTATTGTTATTAACTCTCGCTATCCTTTTTTCAGCTTGCAGCCAAGAAAAAGTAACTAATGAAGTTGTCCGTGCAACTAAAAGCTTCCATGAAGTTAAGAACAAACCCTCAGACACTTTAAACGTAGCTTTTTTGGCCATTGACGGGGTTTATAACTCTGAGTTAATCGCACCCTACGATATTTTTCAACACACGATTTTTCATACCAACCCTGGAATGAAAACTTTTATTGTTTCACCGACGATGAACCCTATTACCACCTTCGAAGGTATTACGGTTACCCCTCACTACAACTTTGAAAATGTACCAGATATCGATGTATTGATAGTGCCGAGTGCAGAACACAATATGGATACTGATTTGGAAGACGAACACCTCATCTCATTCGTAAAAGAGAAAGGTGGAAAAGCCCAATTCGTAATGTCGCTCTGCGATGGTGCCTTTATTTTGGCACAAGCCGGCCTCTTAGAAGGCCTTAAATGCACGACATTTCCCAGTGATATCGGAAAATTTCGAGAGACATTTCCCGCGCTAGATGTGTATGAAGATATTAGCTTCGTTCATGACGGTAAAGCCATCACATCGGCTGGTGGCGCCAAGTCCTATGACCCTGCTTTGTACCTTGTAGAATACCTCTACGGCCAGAAAGCAGCGATCGGTGTGGGTAAAGGCCTAGTAATCGATTGGGATGTAGATCAAGTGAAGCATATAAAGCCATAA
- a CDS encoding ABC transporter ATP-binding protein, with translation MIDVKELSKTYKGVEVVNIPELSIGKGQSFGLVGNNGAGKTTFFRMILDLIRPTTGYVTSKEVDVRKTEDWKYYTGSFLDESFLIDYLTPDEYFDFVGSLHNYSPGDMKEFLEQFEQLFNGEIIGKKKYIRDLSKGNQKKVGIVAALMGNPEVILLDEPFANLDPTTQIRLKNILKDWKENHQLTMLISSHDLNHVTEVCERIVLMEKGDVKMDVETNESTLKELENYFSDY, from the coding sequence ATGATTGACGTAAAAGAATTATCAAAAACCTATAAGGGAGTTGAAGTAGTTAACATCCCCGAATTATCCATCGGAAAAGGCCAGAGTTTTGGTCTGGTCGGCAATAACGGGGCTGGTAAAACAACGTTTTTCCGCATGATTCTCGACCTTATTAGACCTACTACGGGTTATGTGACTTCTAAGGAAGTAGATGTGAGAAAAACGGAAGATTGGAAGTACTATACGGGTTCATTTTTAGATGAATCTTTCCTGATCGATTACTTAACACCAGACGAATACTTCGATTTTGTAGGTTCTCTTCATAATTACTCCCCTGGTGATATGAAAGAGTTTTTAGAGCAGTTTGAGCAGCTATTTAATGGAGAAATAATCGGCAAGAAAAAGTACATCAGAGATCTGTCGAAGGGTAACCAAAAGAAGGTCGGCATAGTAGCCGCTTTAATGGGAAACCCAGAAGTAATACTGCTAGATGAGCCATTTGCCAACCTTGATCCAACAACTCAAATTAGATTAAAGAACATTCTTAAAGATTGGAAAGAGAACCATCAGTTGACCATGTTAATTTCAAGCCATGACCTAAACCATGTGACAGAAGTTTGCGAAAGAATCGTACTGATGGAAAAAGGCGATGTTAAAATGGACGTAGAAACTAATGAGTCTACACTGAAAGAACTTGAAAACTATTTCTCTGACTATTAA